CTCCCGGTCTAGTGTCGAGGCGTAGTACCAATGCCACAGAGTCAACGTGGCTATGCCAGCTTCTCAGCTAACTCCATCAATCTCTAGTGCGCACCACAATAGTCTACTGCGACAACATCATCTCTATGTACATGTCGAGCAACCTGATGCAACATCAACACATGAGGCATATTAGATCGATCTTCACTTTGTGCGAGAGCATGCCACACTTGGTGAAATACTCGTTCTTCATGTGCCACGAGCTCGCAGTCCGCTGATATTTTGACCAAAGGTTTATCGACAGGTGTCTTCCTCAAACTCTAGTCCAGTCTCGACGTCAGCGAACCCAAAGTTTCGAACAAGTCTTGCACTATGTGCACATGTACAACCTGCGTGATAGGCATTATCGGCTAGTGTCGTTGCACTCTCTCCCTATCCCCCTCTCTCGTGCAATTGTATATATAAGCACACAATGCCTGTTGATACAATCAGGAAAGAGTTTACACCGCCTAAATCTCTTAGCCCTCTGTGAAGCTTTCCATGAAGCTTAGATAGGCCACTTAGCACATTTTCAGAGTCTAACTCTCCCGCATTTTCATTCTAACTTTTTTTATAAAATTTTCAATCTTAACTATGATAGTCAACTTAACCAACAATGGTGTTAAAAAAACGTAACCAACAACGTGCTTTTAGGATATCTCACCACTCACGTCGAACGGTAACCAACAACATGTTGAAATGAACCCCGCTAAAAAACATGTTGAAGCAAACAACTTATAGAAACTTCCCCGCAAAAAGAAATAATAGAAATTCATAAACATTAGAATCTAAAAAGAACTCAAAATCAAAGGGGAAACGTTACAAATCAACCGACAGATTACGTCGCTTGTGTTGACAGCCTCCCTTTGTTGCCACATGTCCCGTGTGCGCCCTAGTACAgtgcaacccccccccccccccaagtttCTATAAATATCCGGGGCGACCCCGTCCCCTTCCTCTAGTGTTTCACCCTCGTTCTCTCAACCCACTTTTTTCGATCTGGATGAAGCCCAAATATTAAGATCTATGCCGGCTGGTGCAAGGTGCATACATGAATGGTGTTTGGAAGGCGCCGATGATGCGGGCTAGGGCTCCGCTCGCGTACTTGGCAGATCCATGCCCGTTGTTGCAAGGTGTCGTTGATGCGGGCTGGGGCACCGCTCGCCACCGCATGCTAGGCAGATCCATGCCCGTTGGTGCAAGGTGCCGTTGATGTGGGCCAACCCCTTTCTcctttcctcctctctccttaACCCCATCTCTCCACAAACGAGCTCCCAAACCAGCTCTCATGGCGCTCTCTTCTTGGGTGCTTTTCTGCAACAATACCTCTGTTGTAAAAAAATTCTACAAAAAGAACTATGTATACAAATTTCATAAAAAACATTCAGCAACAAGACCTTTGTTAGATTTATTTTTTTTGCAACAAGAGCAAATTTTGTATCAAAACTTTTGTGCAACTAGATCTATGCTGCAAAAAAATTATGCAACAAGCATCCCTCATCCGCTCGATGCGCTAGATCCGACGGCTCGCGACTCAGCTGGCTAGCACGCCTCAAATCAAAGAGACTTGGTTTTATCTATTTGATCTGATATACATCGTGAGAAGGCACGGAAAGGCGATTACATCTGATACGGGCTCCCAAATTTAATTTGGCAGGACATTATCTAAGCCATCGAGGAAGAAATTTAACCAGCCGGCACGGAATTCATCACACCCGATCTACACGTACACACAGCAAGCCGGCCCCGACCGGCCCCGACCCAGTTTCGTTCCGCCCGGTCGCCGCACCACCCGCCCCCTCAAACACCGGCGGTGGTcatgccgcctccgcctcctccgcaacccccacctcctccgccgccgccgtcttcgCCCCCTCCTCTCAGCGCCCACCGCCTCCCTCTCCCGCCCGCCCCGTCCTCTCCCACCTCGCTCCTCCTCGCGCCGGCCCCCTCCCCGTCCCGCGCCTTCGCGCTCCTCTTCCCGGACGCCTCCGCGCGCCTCTTCGCCTCCctccccgcccccgcccccgcctcCGCCGCGTCGCCCGCCCCAGCTCCCACACCCGTGCCCtccccgctcgccgccgccgcctgcttcGCGCTCCTGCTCCCCTCCTCccacctcctcttcctctccgcgcacccggccccctcctcccccgcGGTCCACCTCCGCGCCTACTCCCTCGCCTCTGCTCGCTTCGCCCCCGCCCCGCTCTCCTTCAAGCGCCACGTCTCGCCCACCGCCCTGCCCCTCCACGGCCTTCCGTTCGGCCTCGGCGTCCGCCTCGCGGGCGGGGTCAACGCCGTGGCGCTTCTCTCCCTGGCCGCCGGCCAGATCTGGGTGCTTGCACCGAGGATGGCCGCGGACGGGCGGACGCTTGAGCTGCACAAGTGTGCGGTCATCCAGCTCGAGCCAACGCGGCCGGTGTATGCCATGGAGGTCGCCATGGGGAGGCTGCTGCTCGGAGAGGCTGGCGGCGTGCGCGTGTTCCCACTGAGGAGTTTGATGAAGGGtgggagggagaaggaggggaGAAGGGAGGGTGCCGCGGCATCAGCAAAGAAGAGCTTGCACAAGAAGAACGGGATTCTGAATGGACTGATTGTGCCGGTTGGGCGTGGTAGTGGCGCCCGAGGTGGTCAAGGAGATGCTGCTTCCGACTGTGAGTATTTCCGGCTTCTGTGAAGCTTTGGTTCCGTTTTATAACCAGAAAATCAAAGAACTGGCACTAATAACTACAACTAGGCGTCATTTCATTTATGCTTGCAATGTTTAAGTGATTAGGTTATCAGCTAGGTCTCATGCTCAAAGGTGTGTCTTTGCTATGTATCTTTATATTGGAGCGTTCACCTCGGATGTTCAAGATAACGTTGAAACATGAAATGTCTGATCAATTCACATTGTAATTCTTTTCATTGCAAACAAGGAATATTTGGTTACTTCCATTAGTTTAGTTGCGTGGCCCTCTAGTTGTTCCACCCTCCACTTACTGTTTGCTGGGTCAGTAAATGGTCTTCTTATTTATATATAACAGTAAAGGAGCAATAGCCGGAAGCGTTTTTTCCCTCTTATAAGCAAACTATTTACATGTCTACGTTATGCCTATTCTTATGTTATCTCGGCCCCATTTTCTCCAAACTGGTGTCATTTTTTATATAAGAAACATATTTGAATTGGCTAATTCGTGCTAAGCCCTAATCATTTCAAACTCAAAATTCGATAGAGATAAAACAACATTCGGTACCTCATGGTAATTAGTTACGTGGATGGGCACCAGACAAACTTTTATTGTGTTCATAGTCATAGGTATCGGTAGGTGCTCGCATACATTGTGTGCCATATTTAGTTATTTACTAGCACTGTGCTGATGTAAATGGCAGATAAATAGATGGTGAGTACTTGAGTAGCTTTCGTTGGGTCTTAGGAGGTGTTTGGTTCGGGTGAAGCAACGGAAGCGTAAACGTTATTAAGTTATAGCGTTAGTGTAGACGTAATCGAAGAAAATCGCAAGTTGTTTGGTTAGCAGTTGTAACGCTATCGCTTGCCGGCTCTTGTCCTCGATGCCATCTCCCTCTTTTTGGCGTTCTCACGTAGCGAGGCCTTCACCGCCGGTGCGACGCTGCTCCACAGATCACAGCGCAGCCCTCGTCACCGGAGCGTCGCGCCTCCATCGTGTGCAGTTCGTGCGCCCGCCGGGCCATCTCCAGGCTGCTCCCGGACACCACAAGTACACCATGGTGGCGCAACTCTCCGCGCCGCCGCAAGTAGCCGCTCCCAGCGCCGACTGCAGGCTTGGCTGGCGTTATACAAGGTGAGTTTGTCCTCGTGTTTGCCATTAGGGCACTCATCGACGTCGTGCTAAGACCGGGCCTCCACCGTTGCGCCGTGTGGCCAGCCAGGAGGGATCATGGAGGAGTCGAGCAGAGGGACAAGAGGGCGTTCGTGTCACGGCGCTCCTCGCAGGCCATGGAGCGAGCACAACGGCTGGCGTGGTGGAGGCCACGAAGAAGACGACCTCGTGGAAGAAGACACGTGCGGACAGATACGATTTCCTTTTTTCCGGGGTAACGGTTTACACACGACTTTGGCCGTAATCGAATTAAAACCAGGGTGGGATCTGATTCCCGCGTTATCTGATTACGCTCGATCCAAACAGACAAAATCTAACGTTGTCTCTTACTGCTGTAAACTGATTACGTTACAAAGTAACGAAGCAAACACCTCCTTAGGGGCAGGTCCGTGCAGACATGATGATCAATCCTGACCTGTACTAGTACCAACATCTCCTGTATTAAATTGATCTATTTCTTGAGACAAATTTATTGGGTAGGATTTCTAGTAGAAAAGATTAATACTAAAGTTCTCTCATACCACTAGCCTCTCGAAGGACCCCTTTTCTAGATGTACTGTATGGGAATGATCACTAGGACGTGTGTCAACTATATAGCATTCTTATATAATTACACAGAAATTTATATCTGGTTCCTTTGAGACACGCAAGTTACAAACAATACTCGTAATTGGTACTGCTACTAGAGTTAATTGTATTCATACAGTCTTGAATAAGGTCTATGACTCTCCACTTGTACTGCTTGCAGCTGCATTTTCACAAAATCAGTTAATATGTTTCCAATTTATTCTTTCAGGTAAGCTTACAACCTTGCGGGTAAAACAGAGTTCAGGGAGCTATTCCTCTTTCTTTTTGGCATTTAATCAAGAGGATCATAACTCTCAAGGTGGTGTAAAATTGATAAAATCAGT
The Aegilops tauschii subsp. strangulata cultivar AL8/78 chromosome 3, Aet v6.0, whole genome shotgun sequence genome window above contains:
- the LOC109745012 gene encoding uncharacterized protein — translated: MPPPPPPQPPPPPPPPSSPPPLSAHRLPLPPAPSSPTSLLLAPAPSPSRAFALLFPDASARLFASLPAPAPASAASPAPAPTPVPSPLAAAACFALLLPSSHLLFLSAHPAPSSPAVHLRAYSLASARFAPAPLSFKRHVSPTALPLHGLPFGLGVRLAGGVNAVALLSLAAGQIWVLAPRMAADGRTLELHKCAVIQLEPTRPVYAMEVAMGRLLLGEAGGVRVFPLRSLMKGGREKEGRREGAAASAKKSLHKKNGILNGLIVPVGRGSGARGGQGDAASDCKLTTLRVKQSSGSYSSFFLAFNQEDHNSQGGVKLIKSVKAVSIQPSSKDKFLVLDSAGVIHAFSLRNAELEPEAAKTCFLDCAMKVQLFAVSPSSSTKTQILWVSDGGHSIQILSALLAFDVKSPKSDDDDSDGERELASIKLSATEAIFTSEKVQDIVPISKDSVLILGQGNMFLYGTA